The Pristis pectinata isolate sPriPec2 chromosome 12, sPriPec2.1.pri, whole genome shotgun sequence DNA window attcactttccaggccccaaaagggtttattgctaacctcagctttttagcacagcagcgtgacctgtccaaaggtcagtaaaggtgtccccaatgtcgccctcctcctgatgaccaccttcatctgtggctgcatcaggctgtgcgtggaacccaagtacatgggcaccaagtgtcactacttgccgaggttctacctgtcccggctgttgcgaaggatgggcctggccccgtggccacacggcgtcccagtcagctggacgctgccacgctacctgtccttcctggaaaagttcttccggaccaactccttggaccataagtccatcaggaagtggtcagcacagaacatcctgcagacactgcaggagaaggactcgatagATACtctggggtggttccctgagcagactgtccagaccatctggcagaatgcctcatcgccagaactcaccaacaagcaccaagacctcgcttggctggcggtgagaggggccctcagtCAGATCCAtcctgcatggttggggcatcacccccagcgcgcgctgcccccgggaggactgcaccggggacgagacggtcgtccacctctttgcgggctgtgggtttgcgaggagggtgtggcgaaagatgcaggggtccttgtcacgtttcatccccagcagcagcgtaacggaggattctctgatctacgggctgttcccggggacacacacagagacggacatcaactgctgctggaaggtcatcaactcggtgaaagacgccctttggtctgcccgaaaattgttggtctcccagcactgtgagatgtccgtaggggaatgctgccgactgacacattccaggctgcaggagtacgtgctgagggacgcactgaagttgggcgcagccaacgcaaaggctcggtggggaaggacgacattttagggttcttctgccacaggagagggaggagcggggtcaggcgaggaagccgctcaaaggttgtaaatatgggattggggtatcaccccagggagccacacgagtggcatcggtgctgtgttttttatatataaaaaggtaacactaagaattgaactgtacacgaatgtaaaggtttgaacagtttttattattgtatatagtttcctttattatgaataaagtttattttgtttaaaaaaaagaggtggtTGCTCATTGAGCTGAAATCCCTTTTTGCAAAATTAGCAGAAATTGTCCActgctcaagatgtttgttgtttgctaacttaaacttctaaccaatattccctgctcagcctcttcacataaacaagagaacaattggatccacatttacttaattaaacccTCCAGttacctggcctgaaaatgtggttgaaaaaatatcacatgccaatgatgtcaactagtGAAAAAACAGTATAGATatcagaaagcagtcagggtgggGAATGACAAAGAGAAGACcgagaattcattcctcagcctttggtttttgtgacAGACGACTTGTTCGTCTGCAGCTTGTTGGTGTGAcattttagcttgtaagaattgtacttgtgtttagaaatcctttgtaagttgcaagttgttgttaagaattacttactagaattaaacgtgtctcacttaaaacaaaataaactgtgcttaaactgcttcgttagctggaaaTATCTCCTCCTTCGTTGGGAGGAGGGACCGACCGCTCGAAATAGTGATAACTGACAGTTAGACCTTTCcctagagactaaagtagtgaagtaaactagtacttgaagtgtaggttgatacagtataatcttccAGTTGTGAGGGTACttgtagatacttatgccagatagaacttaaagtcttaaGTTTAGAGTTCTCggacggtacactcaatatcatcacaataCATGtatatgcagatgacaataaacttgactttgattttgaaagtTAGCTTGCAGGTACTGCAAGCAATTGAAGGCTTTAAGAGATTTGAGTACTGTACAACAAATAAAGATGTACTGAAATTGTACAGAGTCTTGGTGAAACTGCATATAGAATACTATGAACGGGTCAAGTCTTCCCTACTTCAGGAAGATAATGCTGTCTGTGGAGGGAGTTGTTTGTTGGTAAGGGGATTGTTTGTTGGTAAGGGGATTGTCCAGAAAGGTAAAGTTAAGCAGACCGGGCCTATCATCtggaagattgagaggtgacctcgtTGAAACATAAAGTTCTTACATGCTTGATTGGGTAGAAGAATTTTTTTACCTCCCCCTGCTTGGTCTGTCTAGATCTAAGGGTCAGAGAATCAAGACAAAGGGTcggctattcaggactgagaagagaagaaatttcttcacccagagattttttttctttctttggagTTCTGTACTGAAGGCTGAAGACTTGGctgcttgaatatatttaagatgggaGATCAATAGatagggatgtggggttagtgcaggagatgtggcactgaggtaaaagattagcccaGATGTtatggaatggcagagctggcacaGAGGGTGAAATAGCCTGACTCCTGCTCTTACTTCTTATTCCCAGCTCTTTTCAGCATTGGAGGACAGAACAAAGTGACCCATAAAGGGCGGAGGAGCACACGCCAGTATCACAGGAGACTTGGGGGAAAGCCTGCTGAGATCAGTGTGAAGTCTGAGATCAGTGTGAGGGCCTGTCAGACATCTGCTCAACGGAAGAGGGTCAGAAACCACAGGGCGGGGGGGTGGGTGACAGGCCTTTCAACGACAAGCACTGATGGAGCATTGCAGCAAAATGGGCCCTGGCTGGGTATTACAGCAATAACTCACTGGCCAATTGTTATGGCACCAGCAACAACTTGGATTAATAGGTCTGTCTGATAGCGacatcatgtaggcagaaggaattagtttagtgaggcatttaattactagtttagctcattcagcacaacattgtgggccaaggggcctgtttctgtgctgtactgttctatgcaagCAACACCTGGCGTTAATAGGGCATTCCAACAACTGATTGACAGGGTATTACCGATGCCCCCAGCCGGATAACACACAGCAACAAGAAATAAGCTTCGACAGGGCATTGTAAATTCATCTTGCATTGACTGAGTTGTTATAACAAAATCTTGCACTGGCAGGTGTTGTAAAAATAATTGCATCATCCTGGCATCAGAAGAACAGCTTGTATTTATAAAGCAACGAGCGTGACGTTCACAGTGATGGCACTACGGTAACCAGGATTGTATCGCCGGTGGAGCAGCGGACCTGCAGCTCCAGCCGTCGGGTTCAAAAGTGACCTCGGCTGCTCTCTCTGTCGGAggtcgcacattctccctgtgagcagCTGGGTtttacccccccctccccccaactggtccggtttcctcccacgtcccaaagacgtgcaggccgACAGATTAACCGGACCACTCGTGTGTCGGTGACTGGTAGaatcgatgggaatgtggaatggtCAGAGCAGGATGAATGTAAGtcgatggttgatggtcagcattggatagggtgggccaaagggcctgtctgtacgctgtacatctctgtgactctaacgtTGGCATGGATGGGCCACGACAACAACAACTTGCCTGGAGGGCAGGACCAGAATATCCAAGTCGATGGGgtgttacaacaacaacttgctgcGACGCGGCACTATAACAACTCCCAGAGACAGGGCATTTCAATGATACCCACAACGCCTGCTGTTGGAGTGTTACAACAACAACTGGGACTGACAGCACACAGCAGGAACTTGCAGTGAGAGTGCATCATTACCGTGGCTGACAGTTATCGGGcactgcaacaacaacaacaactggcaCATGGTGGATATACCAACAACAACTGGTGTATGATAGACAACACTACAACAACTGATGATGCCGGTATGACAACAACAACTGGCATGTGGCTGACGTTACAAAAACGATTTGCTTTTACACAGGAACAGAATcgggccattcggtccatcgagtctgctctgccatttgatcgtgGCTGCACTGATGAAAGACCCTCCGCACTGGTGGTGCACCACAATGTCCAGCCGTTGCTGTGAAGTTACAACAGCAGCCGGCACCGATTGGGCTACGTGACAACTCATATTTGTAGTATGATTTTAACAAACTTTAGCCTTGAcagtagagtcatagtcatacagcacagaaacaggcccttcggcccatctgtttcatgctgaccaagattcccaactaagccagtcccatttgcccatgttttgccCGTAtccatttaaacctttcctattcaagtacctgtccgagtaccttttaaatatttaaaatgttgttaatgtacctgcctcaaccacttcctctggcagctcatctcatgtactgaccaccctatgggtgaaaaagttgcccttcgggtTCCTACAGGACTATTAATGTACaacaagatagactcttgacctcaatctaccttgtcatgaccttgcaccttattgtctacctacactgcactttctctgtaactgtaacactacatactgcattctgttactgctcttCCCCtatattacctcgatgtactgatgtgatgcaatgatctgtatggatggcatgcaaaacaaggtttttcgctgtacctcagtacatgtgacaataataaaccaatttattaaacctctcaccttaaacctacgccttctagttcttgattcccaaccctgggaaaaagactacacgCTTTGACCCTAtctgtggccctcatgattttatacacctctataagatcatccctcattctcctacgctgcgATGAAATaagtcccaacctctccccataactcagtccctcaagtcccggcaacatccccgtaaatctcctctgtactccttCCAGCTTAAACAACAGCGGACAGTGAATGGGCATCACGGTTACAACATGCATGTCCTGGACATAACAACAACATGAATTCAGTGGACATTGCAACAACAGCTGCCAGGGATGGAACCTTACAACAACAACTCGCACTGAAAGGCAGTACAACAACGACGACTCACCACCAGCCAGAGGCTACGTCTGCTACAGATCTTTAGGGGGCAATTTCCGCAGTGGAACCTCAGGAAGGAATCGGGAGTGGGGCACCtgtgctttgggggggggggggaacaacccTGAAAGTCGAAACGCTGAACaggaaaggaggagggggagcagggagggagtgaaggaaataaagagagaaattgttttgcagagggagaggggaaaaaaaatcaaaatgggaAAGTGAGAGGAGTTAGAGAATTAGGTTGGTGATAAATGAAGTAAGAAAAGGAGAGCGGAAAATAAGAATAAATAGGAACTAAGTATTATATTTATGAGTGAATGTACCTTTAAGGACTGTTTGTGCCATTTTTCataagatcagatctctttattagtcacatgtacatcgaaacacacagtgaaatgcatcttttgcatagggttttctggggggcagcctgcaagtgtcgccacgcttccggcgccagcatagcgtgcccacaacttcccaacccgtccgtctttgggatgtgggaggggaaaccggggcacctggaggaaacccacgcagacacacggggagaaaatgtacaaactccttacaggcagcggccggatttgaacctgggtcgctgccactgcaatagcgttacgctaaccaccacactaccatgcctgccccatatGGTATAATCATGAAGCAGGTTCAGGGCATGTGGTACAAATTTACCAGTCAC harbors:
- the LOC127576594 gene encoding uncharacterized protein LOC127576594 → MTTFICGCIRLCVEPKYMGTKCHYLPRFYLSRLLRRMGLAPWPHGVPVSWTLPRYLSFLEKFFRTNSLDHKSIRKWSAQNILQTLQEKDSIDTLGWFPEQTVQTIWQNASSPELTNKHQDLAWLAVRGALSQIHPAWLGHHPQRALPPGGLHRGRDGRPPLCGLWVCEEGVAKDAGVLVTFHPQQQRNGGFSDLRAVPGDTHRDGHQLLLEGHQLGERRPLVCPKIVGLPAL